A portion of the Paenibacillus hamazuiensis genome contains these proteins:
- the pabC gene encoding aminodeoxychorismate lyase, producing the protein MILYWNDKFIDEKKAVVSVYDHGFLYGIGLFETFRTYGGQPFLLERHAERLTGGCRELGIAYEPQIPAISGIVSELLRANGLDDAYFRWTVSAGEGILGLPNGDYENPTVILYVKPLPPRPTELDQAGKPLQRLALRRNSPEGAVRLKSFHYMNSILGKRELGCYPWASSRAAEGLFLDADGHIAEGIVSNLFFARDGVVYTPSLETGILPGITRGFVMELAKQAGYRLKEGLYTWEELTEADEIWMTNSIQEIVPVTTLFDIDGKSVAIGGGQAGPVTADLLRIYREHAAGCEGFSPNKDERSVDR; encoded by the coding sequence GTGATTTTATATTGGAACGATAAGTTTATCGATGAGAAGAAGGCCGTGGTCTCGGTGTACGATCACGGTTTTCTTTACGGCATAGGGCTGTTCGAGACGTTCCGCACCTACGGCGGTCAGCCTTTTTTGCTGGAACGGCACGCGGAGCGGCTCACCGGCGGCTGCAGGGAGCTTGGCATTGCCTACGAGCCGCAGATCCCGGCCATCAGCGGCATCGTGAGCGAGCTGCTGCGCGCCAATGGACTGGACGACGCCTACTTTCGCTGGACCGTCAGCGCCGGAGAGGGGATTCTCGGCTTGCCGAACGGCGATTACGAGAATCCTACGGTCATCCTGTACGTTAAACCGCTGCCGCCGCGTCCTACGGAGCTGGATCAGGCCGGGAAGCCGTTGCAGAGGCTCGCTCTTCGCAGGAACAGTCCGGAAGGCGCGGTGCGCCTGAAATCTTTTCATTATATGAACAGCATCCTGGGGAAAAGAGAGCTGGGCTGCTATCCATGGGCCTCCAGCCGCGCCGCAGAAGGATTGTTTCTCGATGCGGACGGGCATATCGCCGAAGGGATCGTGAGCAACCTCTTTTTTGCCCGGGACGGCGTCGTTTACACTCCTTCTCTGGAAACGGGCATCCTGCCCGGAATAACGCGCGGGTTCGTGATGGAGCTGGCGAAGCAAGCAGGATATCGCTTGAAAGAAGGGCTTTATACATGGGAAGAACTGACCGAAGCGGATGAAATATGGATGACGAACTCCATCCAGGAGATCGTGCCGGTTACGACCTTATTTGATATAGACGGAAAATCCGTGGCGATCGGCGGCGGACAAGCGGGACCGGTAACCGCCGATCTGCTGCGGATATATCGCGAGCACGCAGCGGGTTGTGAGGGATTTTCGCCGAACAAGGATGAAAGGAGCGTGGACCGATGA
- the pabA gene encoding aminodeoxychorismate/anthranilate synthase component II — protein sequence MILVIDNYDSFTYNLVQYLGELGETVAVHRNDQIDLAGIEALKPDHILISPGPCTPNEAGISLALIDHFKGKIPILGVCLGHQAIGQAFGGDVIRAPRLMHGKTSEIYHDGKTIFKDIPSPYTATRYHSLIVKSETLPDCLEVSARTAEGEIMGLRHKEYAIEGVQFHPESIITDYGHKLLRNFLSETVVSKA from the coding sequence ATGATATTGGTCATCGACAATTATGATTCGTTTACGTATAACCTTGTACAGTATTTGGGAGAACTGGGGGAAACCGTTGCCGTTCACCGCAACGACCAAATCGATTTGGCGGGTATCGAGGCACTGAAGCCGGATCACATCTTGATCTCGCCGGGACCCTGCACACCTAATGAAGCGGGGATCAGCCTTGCTCTGATCGATCATTTTAAAGGCAAAATCCCGATTCTCGGCGTCTGCCTCGGACACCAGGCAATCGGACAAGCGTTCGGCGGAGACGTCATTCGCGCTCCTAGGCTGATGCACGGCAAGACGTCGGAAATTTACCACGACGGCAAAACGATTTTCAAAGACATCCCTTCCCCTTATACGGCGACCCGTTACCACTCGCTGATCGTGAAGTCGGAGACGCTGCCGGATTGTCTCGAAGTCAGCGCGCGTACGGCGGAAGGCGAGATCATGGGACTGCGGCACAAGGAATATGCGATTGAGGGCGTTCAGTTCCATCCCGAATCGATCATTACCGATTACGGCCACAAGCTGCTTCGCAATTTCTTGAGCGAAACGGTTGTGAGCAAAGCGTGA